A single window of Candidatus Binatia bacterium DNA harbors:
- a CDS encoding M3 family metallopeptidase translates to MTTKVDDRLNPLLADGGLPRFDEIRPEHVVPGIRTLLEDLQRELAAIESNVAPTWERAVAPLERLNDRLSFAWGTVGHLMGVRNSDELRTAYETVQPEVVAFSLRVGQSRPIYRALKELRDGPGWQSLDAAQQRIVTSLVRDAELAGVGLEGAQQERFNAIQAELAECSTRFSNHVLDATKAFALTLRDRSEIEGLPQSLLQLAAQAAREAGEADATAADGPWRITLDAPSYVPFQQHSRRRDLREKLYRAYVTRASSGELDNTPLIRRILRLRREEAALLGFKSYAELSLASKMAPSVQAVEQMLEELRSASYPAAERDLAELRELARSENAPEADDLKPWDVAFWAERLRERRFAYTDEELRPYFPLPRVLDGLFALVGRLFGLTIRPADGETPVWHPDVRFFRIYDERGEEIAAFFLDPYSRPKEKRGGAWMDECVGRAPGRIPVAYLVCNQVPPVDGKPSLMTFDEVNTLFHEFGHGLQHMLTRVERPLAAGIRNIEWDAVELPSQFMENWCYHRETLLGLTGHVETGAKLPEELFRKIAASRTFRAGSDMLRQLYFALTDLALHHEFDPDGPETPFDVQRRIAQKTTVLPPLPEDRFLCSFTHIFGGGYAAGYYSYKWAEVLSADAFAAFEEAGLENEQALIATGRRFRDTVLALGGSRHPMEVFKEFRGRAPTTEALLRHHGLLGSTTAAGETASAAT, encoded by the coding sequence ATGACCACGAAGGTTGACGATCGCCTGAACCCGCTGCTCGCGGACGGCGGGCTACCGCGCTTCGACGAGATCCGCCCCGAGCACGTCGTCCCCGGCATCCGAACGTTGCTCGAGGATCTGCAGCGCGAGCTCGCCGCGATCGAGTCCAACGTCGCGCCGACCTGGGAGCGCGCGGTCGCGCCGCTCGAGCGCCTGAACGACCGGCTGTCGTTCGCCTGGGGCACCGTCGGCCACCTGATGGGCGTGCGCAACAGCGACGAGCTGCGCACCGCGTACGAGACGGTGCAGCCCGAGGTGGTCGCGTTCTCGCTGCGCGTCGGGCAGAGCCGGCCGATCTACCGCGCCTTGAAGGAGCTGCGCGATGGACCTGGCTGGCAGTCGCTCGACGCGGCCCAGCAGCGCATCGTCACCTCGCTCGTGCGCGACGCCGAGCTCGCCGGCGTCGGCCTCGAGGGCGCGCAGCAGGAGCGCTTCAACGCGATCCAGGCGGAGCTCGCGGAGTGCTCGACGCGCTTCAGCAACCACGTCCTCGACGCGACCAAGGCGTTCGCGCTGACGCTGCGCGACCGCTCCGAGATCGAGGGATTGCCGCAGAGCCTGCTCCAGCTCGCGGCGCAGGCGGCGCGCGAAGCGGGCGAGGCGGACGCGACCGCCGCCGACGGTCCGTGGCGGATCACGCTGGACGCGCCGAGCTACGTGCCGTTCCAGCAGCACAGCCGACGGCGTGACCTGCGCGAGAAGCTCTACCGGGCCTACGTCACGCGCGCGAGCTCGGGCGAGCTCGACAACACGCCGCTCATCCGGCGCATCCTGCGTCTGCGCCGCGAGGAGGCGGCGCTGCTCGGCTTCAAGAGCTACGCGGAGCTCAGCCTCGCGAGCAAGATGGCGCCGAGCGTCCAAGCGGTCGAGCAGATGCTCGAGGAGCTGCGCTCGGCGTCGTATCCCGCGGCCGAGCGCGACCTCGCCGAGCTGCGCGAGCTCGCGCGCAGCGAGAACGCGCCGGAGGCGGACGACCTCAAGCCGTGGGACGTCGCCTTCTGGGCGGAGCGGCTCCGCGAGCGGCGCTTCGCGTACACCGACGAGGAGCTTCGCCCGTACTTCCCGCTGCCGCGCGTGCTCGACGGGCTGTTCGCGCTGGTCGGCCGTCTCTTTGGCTTGACGATCCGTCCGGCGGACGGCGAGACGCCGGTGTGGCACCCCGACGTCCGCTTCTTCCGCATCTACGACGAGCGCGGCGAGGAGATCGCGGCCTTCTTCCTCGATCCGTACTCGCGGCCCAAGGAGAAGCGCGGCGGCGCGTGGATGGACGAGTGCGTCGGTCGCGCGCCGGGTCGGATCCCGGTCGCGTACCTGGTCTGCAACCAGGTGCCGCCGGTCGACGGCAAGCCGTCGCTGATGACCTTCGACGAGGTCAACACGCTCTTCCACGAGTTCGGGCACGGCCTGCAGCACATGCTGACGCGCGTCGAGCGGCCGCTCGCGGCGGGTATCCGCAACATCGAGTGGGACGCGGTCGAGCTGCCGAGCCAGTTCATGGAGAACTGGTGCTACCACCGCGAGACGCTGCTCGGGCTCACGGGCCACGTCGAGACCGGCGCCAAGCTGCCCGAGGAGCTGTTCCGCAAGATCGCCGCGTCGCGCACGTTCCGTGCGGGCTCCGACATGCTGCGCCAGCTCTACTTCGCGCTGACCGACCTCGCGCTGCACCACGAGTTCGACCCGGACGGCCCCGAGACCCCGTTCGACGTGCAGCGGCGCATCGCGCAGAAGACCACCGTGCTGCCGCCGCTGCCCGAGGACCGCTTCCTGTGCAGCTTCACGCACATCTTCGGCGGCGGCTACGCGGCGGGCTACTACAGCTACAAGTGGGCCGAGGTGCTCTCCGCCGACGCGTTCGCGGCGTTCGAGGAGGCCGGTCTCGAGAACGAGCAGGCGCTGATCGCGACCGGACGTCGCTTCCGCGACACCGTGCTCGCGCTCGGCGGCAGCCGTCACCCGATGGAGGTCTTCAAGGAGTTCCGCGGGCGCGCGCCGACCACCGAGGCGCTGCTGCGCCACCACGGTCTGCTCGGGAGCACGACCGCGGCGGGCGAGACGGCGAGCGCCGCTACTTGA
- a CDS encoding cytochrome c-type biogenesis protein CcmH, with translation MLARKAARGARRSRIALVLGALLALSLAVGAPTAHAELATQAQIETDLTCQCGCGLTVHSCNHLNCGSGIPLKKEIAEQIATGKSREEILSYFENKYGEKILSAPTTRGFNIAAWTVPFIAIALGGLIIGLVLVRWRRGTSAATDTSSTAEARTSQTDPELRARLERELAELDRRL, from the coding sequence TTGCTCGCACGCAAAGCTGCACGCGGCGCACGTCGTTCGCGGATCGCGCTCGTTCTGGGCGCGCTGCTCGCGCTGTCGCTCGCGGTCGGCGCGCCGACGGCGCACGCCGAGCTCGCGACGCAGGCCCAGATCGAGACCGACCTCACCTGCCAGTGCGGCTGCGGGCTCACCGTCCACTCGTGCAACCACCTGAACTGCGGCTCCGGCATCCCGCTCAAGAAGGAGATCGCCGAGCAGATCGCGACCGGAAAGTCGCGCGAGGAGATCCTCTCCTACTTCGAGAACAAGTACGGCGAGAAGATCCTCTCGGCGCCGACGACGCGCGGCTTCAACATCGCCGCGTGGACCGTCCCCTTCATCGCCATCGCGCTCGGCGGTCTGATCATCGGCCTCGTGCTCGTCCGCTGGCGACGCGGCACCAGCGCCGCGACCGACACCTCCTCGACCGCGGAAGCGCGCACCAGCCAGACCGACCCCGAGCTGCGCGCCCGCCTCGAGCGCGAGCTCGCCGAGCTCGACCGCCGCTTGTGA
- the ccmA gene encoding heme ABC exporter ATP-binding protein CcmA has product MPSATGRTLVEARALRKAYGMSLVLRDVDLQVAAGEVVAVLGPNGAGKSTLLRLLACISRASAGTLALFDVDCHPGRPTPDVLGRIGFVGHEPLVYEDLTPRQNLELFARLYGERGAEDGAGAEQRARASLERVGLAHAMERPTRALSRGMLQRLAIARATLHHPELLLLDEPFTALDEAGSDLLEREIRSRAADGAAVVLVTHDLARASALADRAVVLACGRVVGEASPVPTSSELARDYRRLAGLEG; this is encoded by the coding sequence ATGCCGAGCGCGACGGGGCGTACGTTGGTCGAGGCTCGCGCCCTGCGCAAGGCGTACGGCATGAGTCTGGTGCTGCGCGACGTCGACCTGCAGGTCGCGGCCGGCGAGGTGGTCGCGGTGCTCGGGCCGAACGGCGCCGGCAAGAGCACGCTGCTCCGCCTGCTCGCCTGCATCTCGCGAGCGAGCGCCGGCACGCTCGCGCTGTTCGACGTCGACTGCCACCCGGGACGGCCGACGCCCGACGTCCTCGGACGCATCGGCTTCGTCGGCCACGAGCCGCTGGTCTACGAGGACCTGACCCCGCGCCAGAACCTCGAGCTCTTCGCCCGCCTGTACGGGGAACGCGGCGCGGAGGACGGCGCCGGCGCCGAGCAGCGCGCGCGGGCGAGCCTCGAGCGCGTCGGCCTCGCGCACGCGATGGAGCGTCCGACGCGCGCGCTCTCGCGCGGAATGCTGCAGCGCCTGGCGATCGCGCGCGCCACGCTGCACCACCCCGAGCTGCTGCTGCTCGACGAGCCGTTCACCGCGCTCGACGAGGCGGGAAGCGACCTCCTCGAGCGCGAGATCCGCTCGCGCGCCGCCGACGGCGCGGCCGTCGTCCTGGTGACGCACGACCTCGCGCGCGCCTCTGCGCTCGCCGACCGCGCGGTAGTGCTTGCGTGCGGCCGCGTGGTCGGCGAGGCGAGCCCAGTGCCCACGAGCAGCGAGCTCGCGCGCGACTACCGCCGTCTCGCCGGGCTCGAGGGCTGA
- the metG gene encoding methionine--tRNA ligase subunit beta, with translation MAENDESKTTGETAQSPGNTPQSAGEASQTPGESTQKTGEATQKTDEPPQISIDDFLRVDLRVGTIRKAEPHPNADRLVVLSVDLGEEQERQLVAGIRAAYPPETLVGRQVVVVANLKPARLRGVESRGMILAATDDSGLAILTPDKPIEPGSRVK, from the coding sequence ATGGCCGAGAACGACGAGAGCAAGACCACGGGCGAGACCGCCCAGAGCCCTGGAAACACGCCGCAGAGCGCCGGCGAGGCAAGCCAGACACCTGGCGAGTCCACGCAGAAGACCGGCGAGGCAACCCAGAAGACGGACGAGCCCCCCCAGATCTCGATCGACGACTTCCTGCGCGTCGACCTGCGCGTCGGAACGATCCGCAAGGCCGAGCCGCATCCCAACGCCGACCGCCTGGTGGTGCTCTCGGTCGACCTCGGCGAGGAGCAGGAGCGGCAGCTGGTCGCGGGCATCCGCGCCGCCTACCCGCCCGAGACGCTGGTCGGCCGTCAGGTCGTCGTGGTCGCGAACCTCAAGCCCGCGCGCCTGCGCGGCGTCGAGAGCCGTGGCATGATCCTCGCCGCGACCGACGACAGCGGGCTCGCGATCCTGACGCCGGACAAGCCGATCGAGCCCGGCAGCCGCGTCAAGTAG
- a CDS encoding heme exporter protein CcmB has protein sequence MWSIVRKDLAIELRTGEMTSSVFLLALLVVLVFAFTLEPERLVGADFLAGLSWTTLLLAGTLSLNRSFVLEREAGGLTGLALAPIDRGSIYLGKMIGNLLMLLVAAIVLLPLIGVLLGTRGLSPSWLLPLVLLLGVTGIAAVGTLCAAIASRTRAREVLLPVLMFPLLAPLLIAATRTTAGALLGQSVDELQSWLLTLVAFDIVFAVAGWLSFDYVLEE, from the coding sequence ATGTGGAGCATCGTTCGGAAGGACCTCGCCATCGAGCTGCGCACCGGCGAGATGACCTCGTCGGTCTTCCTGCTCGCGCTGCTCGTCGTGCTGGTGTTCGCCTTCACGCTCGAGCCCGAACGCCTGGTCGGGGCAGATTTCCTCGCCGGCCTGTCGTGGACGACGCTGCTGCTCGCGGGCACGCTGTCGCTGAACCGCTCCTTCGTGCTCGAGCGCGAGGCGGGCGGGCTCACCGGGCTCGCGCTCGCACCGATCGACCGCGGCTCGATCTACCTCGGCAAGATGATCGGCAACCTGCTGATGCTGCTCGTCGCGGCGATCGTCCTGCTGCCGCTGATCGGCGTGCTGCTCGGCACGCGCGGGCTCTCGCCGAGCTGGCTCCTGCCGCTCGTCCTGCTGCTCGGGGTGACGGGGATCGCGGCGGTCGGCACGCTGTGCGCGGCGATCGCGAGCCGGACGCGCGCGCGCGAGGTGCTGCTGCCGGTGCTGATGTTCCCGCTGCTCGCGCCGCTGCTGATCGCGGCAACGCGGACCACGGCCGGCGCCCTGCTCGGGCAGAGCGTCGACGAGCTGCAGTCCTGGCTGCTCACGCTCGTCGCGTTCGATATCGTCTTCGCGGTCGCCGGCTGGCTGAGCTTCGACTACGTCCTCGAAGAGTGA
- a CDS encoding NAD(P)-dependent oxidoreductase yields MRNEKILLTGPTSQVGFPIARALAANNEVYGLARLSRAEDRERLVAIGVKPLALDLAKDPLDRVPDDFTYVLNFAVVKTGDFTYDLAANAEAAGRLIARCRRVKAFLHCSSGGVYQYAGHAPLREDAPLGDNHRTLFPTYSISKIAAETVVRFAAAEFGVPSVIARLSVPYGDNGGWPFYHLLMMRSGAEIPVHVDEPNLYNPLHEDDYVEQVPKLLQVASVPARTLNWGGEQASIEEWCSWLAELTGLEPRFRYTTDAIGSLPLDLTQMHELIGPARVPWREGMRRMVEARAPELLRR; encoded by the coding sequence CTGCGCAACGAGAAGATCCTCCTCACGGGTCCGACGAGCCAGGTGGGTTTTCCGATCGCGCGCGCTCTTGCGGCGAACAACGAGGTGTACGGTCTCGCGCGGCTGTCACGCGCGGAAGATCGCGAGCGGCTCGTGGCGATCGGCGTCAAGCCGCTCGCGCTCGACCTCGCGAAGGATCCGCTCGACCGCGTCCCCGACGACTTCACTTACGTGCTGAACTTCGCCGTCGTGAAGACGGGCGACTTCACCTACGACCTCGCGGCGAACGCCGAGGCGGCCGGTCGTCTGATCGCGCGCTGCCGGCGCGTGAAGGCGTTCCTGCACTGCTCGTCGGGCGGCGTCTACCAGTACGCCGGCCACGCGCCGCTGCGCGAGGACGCGCCGCTCGGCGACAACCACCGCACGCTGTTTCCGACCTACAGCATCTCGAAGATCGCGGCCGAGACCGTGGTTCGCTTCGCGGCCGCGGAGTTCGGCGTGCCGAGCGTCATCGCGCGCCTGAGCGTGCCCTATGGCGACAACGGCGGCTGGCCGTTCTACCACCTGCTGATGATGCGCTCGGGCGCCGAGATCCCCGTGCACGTCGACGAGCCGAATCTGTACAACCCGCTGCACGAGGACGACTACGTCGAGCAGGTGCCGAAGCTCTTGCAGGTGGCGAGCGTGCCCGCGCGGACGCTGAACTGGGGCGGCGAGCAGGCGAGCATCGAGGAGTGGTGCTCGTGGCTCGCGGAGCTCACCGGGCTCGAACCGCGCTTCCGCTACACCACCGACGCGATCGGCAGCCTGCCGCTCGATCTCACGCAGATGCACGAGCTCATCGGTCCCGCGCGCGTGCCCTGGCGCGAGGGCATGCGCCGCATGGTCGAGGCGCGTGCGCCGGAGCTGCTGCGACGATGA
- a CDS encoding HAMP domain-containing sensor histidine kinase, producing the protein MDPREQHALEQHALGLEHLAFARLPRAMCLVLVFIAGVLPIELYYYPEHRDTYLAVLAFEALFSAASYVWLRLQPTRARAIAIAWASVMAICVAAYYPLSDGDVTLSVVALICMLSAMPAVLPFGPVQQLVLCAVCVLAFAASIVGGVESTLPWPYLLVALLAVGALTTIGASSLAGHRLEAMHREAVLRQAHENLRVALARAESAVETRSRMVANVSHELRTPVNVIVGYADMVLDAASDEKLVRNLTRRIREYAVSLDTLISQLLDLSRLSSGKVELSDERIDLRQMLDDVAHDARLLTRGLPIAVVADCQVPEVMGDAIRLRQILNNLVTNAARATRSGRIEIAAREQDDWLVLTVSDTGCGIPPDKQASIFDAFVQLGNAPGGASGIGLGLAIVRQLTDLLGGTVGVTSAPGEGSTFSVRLPLRRPVRPVDDATRDERDGDHGARGEAAAPPPPLGAPH; encoded by the coding sequence GTGGATCCGCGTGAGCAACACGCGCTCGAGCAGCACGCCCTCGGGCTCGAGCACCTCGCCTTCGCGAGGCTCCCGCGCGCGATGTGCCTGGTGCTCGTCTTCATCGCGGGCGTCCTGCCGATCGAGCTCTACTACTACCCCGAGCACCGCGACACCTATCTCGCGGTGCTCGCCTTCGAGGCGCTCTTCTCGGCCGCAAGCTACGTCTGGCTGCGTCTTCAGCCGACGCGCGCGCGCGCCATCGCGATCGCTTGGGCGAGCGTGATGGCGATCTGCGTCGCCGCGTACTACCCGCTGAGCGACGGCGACGTGACGCTCTCCGTGGTCGCGCTGATCTGCATGCTGTCGGCGATGCCGGCGGTGCTGCCCTTCGGGCCGGTCCAGCAACTGGTGCTGTGCGCGGTGTGCGTGTTGGCGTTCGCCGCGTCGATCGTCGGCGGCGTGGAATCGACGCTGCCCTGGCCGTATCTGCTGGTCGCGCTGCTCGCGGTGGGCGCGCTGACGACGATCGGCGCGTCGTCGCTCGCCGGGCACCGTCTCGAGGCCATGCACCGCGAGGCGGTGCTGCGTCAGGCGCACGAGAACTTGCGCGTCGCTCTGGCGCGCGCCGAGAGTGCGGTCGAGACGCGCTCGCGCATGGTCGCGAACGTGTCGCACGAGCTGCGGACGCCGGTGAACGTCATCGTCGGCTATGCCGACATGGTGCTTGACGCGGCGTCCGACGAGAAGCTCGTCCGCAACTTGACGCGACGGATCCGCGAGTACGCGGTGTCGCTCGATACCCTGATCTCGCAGCTGCTCGACCTGTCGCGTCTGTCGAGCGGCAAGGTCGAGCTGTCGGACGAGCGGATCGATCTCCGCCAGATGCTCGACGACGTCGCGCACGATGCGCGGCTCCTGACGCGCGGGCTACCGATCGCGGTGGTCGCCGACTGCCAGGTGCCGGAGGTGATGGGCGACGCGATCCGCCTGCGGCAGATCCTGAACAACCTGGTGACCAACGCGGCGCGTGCGACGCGCAGCGGACGCATCGAGATCGCGGCGCGCGAGCAGGACGACTGGCTCGTCTTGACGGTCAGCGACACGGGCTGCGGCATCCCGCCCGACAAGCAAGCGTCGATCTTCGACGCGTTCGTGCAGCTCGGCAACGCGCCCGGCGGCGCGAGCGGCATCGGGCTCGGCCTCGCGATCGTCCGCCAGCTCACCGATCTGCTCGGTGGCACGGTGGGCGTGACCAGCGCGCCCGGCGAAGGCTCGACGTTCAGCGTGCGCCTGCCGCTGCGCCGTCCGGTGCGTCCGGTGGACGATGCGACGCGCGACGAGCGCGATGGCGACCACGGGGCGCGCGGCGAGGCGGCGGCGCCGCCGCCGCCGCTCGGCGCTCCCCACTGA
- a CDS encoding cold-shock protein produces the protein MPQGKVKWFNPQKGFGFIEQEGGEDIFVHYSAIAGQGYKTLEEGQIVEFEVVPGRKGSQAANVQKL, from the coding sequence ATGCCTCAGGGGAAGGTGAAGTGGTTCAACCCGCAGAAGGGCTTCGGATTCATCGAGCAGGAGGGGGGCGAGGACATCTTCGTGCACTACTCGGCGATCGCCGGCCAGGGGTACAAGACGCTGGAGGAGGGCCAGATCGTCGAGTTCGAGGTCGTACCGGGCCGTAAGGGATCCCAGGCCGCGAACGTTCAGAAGCTATAG
- a CDS encoding CcmD family protein, whose translation MKGLNYLFAAYTAVWLAIFVYLLSIGRKARRLERELEEIRRSR comes from the coding sequence GTGAAGGGACTCAACTACCTGTTCGCCGCCTACACGGCCGTCTGGCTGGCGATCTTCGTCTACCTGCTGTCGATCGGCCGCAAGGCGCGGCGCCTCGAGCGCGAGCTCGAAGAGATCCGGCGCTCGCGCTGA
- the ccsA gene encoding cytochrome c biogenesis protein CcsA, whose protein sequence is MNDRRIWRDTLLPALTCVAMLAALYMVFVLVPSEREQGVVQRIFYFHVNLAWMAFAGFVFVAIASVQYLRTGSRRADQLAHANAEVGLLYTTLVLVTGPIWARPIWGVWWTWDPRLTMTVVLWAIYAAYLMLRRLGGNDDTILRYAAVLGIVGTLDIPLLILAVRLWRGVHPAVMLSDEPDSGLKDPLMGWTLLVSGVALALLFTWLVSLRARVLAVDESVAALQLEGARS, encoded by the coding sequence ATGAACGACAGACGCATCTGGCGGGACACGCTGCTGCCCGCGCTGACCTGCGTGGCGATGCTCGCCGCGCTCTACATGGTCTTCGTCCTCGTGCCGAGCGAGCGCGAGCAGGGCGTGGTGCAACGGATCTTCTACTTCCACGTCAACCTCGCGTGGATGGCATTCGCCGGCTTCGTGTTCGTCGCGATCGCGAGCGTGCAGTACCTGCGCACCGGCAGCCGACGCGCCGACCAGCTCGCGCACGCCAACGCCGAGGTCGGCCTGCTCTACACGACGCTCGTGCTGGTCACCGGACCGATCTGGGCGCGTCCGATCTGGGGCGTCTGGTGGACCTGGGACCCGCGCCTGACGATGACCGTCGTGCTGTGGGCGATCTACGCCGCCTACCTCATGCTGCGCCGGCTCGGCGGCAACGACGACACCATCCTGCGCTACGCGGCGGTGCTCGGCATCGTCGGTACGCTCGACATCCCGCTCCTGATCCTCGCCGTGCGTCTGTGGCGCGGCGTGCACCCGGCGGTGATGCTGTCCGACGAGCCCGACTCCGGGCTCAAGGACCCGCTCATGGGCTGGACGCTGCTCGTCTCGGGCGTCGCGCTGGCCCTGCTGTTCACCTGGCTCGTGTCGCTGCGCGCCCGCGTTCTCGCGGTCGACGAGTCGGTTGCTGCGCTGCAGCTGGAGGGCGCCCGCTCGTGA
- a CDS encoding D-alanyl-D-alanine carboxypeptidase family protein: MGNLRRVAAALLVSLLATSAAGAPAGRPSLPYSPEAPYRAALLMDADSGEVFFAHNENMPWPPASMVKMMTVLIAMEQVKAGAISLDDMVTASAWASQMGGSQVYLAEGEQFPLRDMLKAIMISSANDASVAVAERIAGSTDAFVEMMNARARELGMTSSEFHSVHGLPPGPGQKPDLMSAADLAKLARKLMEFPEVREWAATTEAPFRDGKFIMRNTNHLVRNYRGATGLKTGYYAAAGFEVTATASRDGLNLIAVVLGAPTKKGCFDEAAKLLSKGFASYRAVQPVKAGQSVGAQIAVARGKERFFTGEAARDLRLVLPRQEAQQVKVEVKVPAQVDAPVAKGQVVGEIIAVQGDKELTRIEVLAPKDIERTSWWSGWF; encoded by the coding sequence GTGGGGAACCTTCGGAGAGTCGCCGCAGCGCTGCTCGTGTCGTTGCTTGCCACGAGCGCCGCCGGTGCGCCGGCCGGACGCCCGAGCCTGCCGTACAGTCCCGAAGCGCCGTACCGCGCGGCTCTGCTGATGGACGCGGACAGCGGCGAGGTGTTCTTCGCGCACAACGAGAACATGCCGTGGCCGCCCGCGTCCATGGTCAAGATGATGACCGTCTTGATCGCCATGGAGCAGGTGAAGGCGGGCGCGATCTCGCTCGACGACATGGTCACCGCGTCGGCCTGGGCGAGCCAGATGGGCGGCTCGCAGGTCTACCTCGCGGAGGGCGAGCAGTTCCCGCTGCGCGACATGCTGAAGGCGATCATGATCTCGTCGGCGAACGACGCTTCCGTCGCGGTCGCCGAGCGCATCGCCGGCTCGACCGACGCGTTCGTCGAGATGATGAACGCCCGCGCGCGTGAGCTCGGCATGACCAGCTCCGAGTTCCACTCGGTGCACGGCTTGCCGCCCGGGCCCGGTCAGAAGCCCGACCTGATGAGCGCCGCGGACCTCGCGAAGCTCGCGCGCAAGCTGATGGAATTCCCCGAGGTGCGCGAGTGGGCGGCGACGACCGAGGCGCCGTTCCGCGACGGCAAGTTCATCATGCGCAACACGAACCACCTGGTGCGCAACTACCGCGGCGCGACCGGGCTCAAGACCGGCTACTACGCCGCCGCCGGCTTCGAGGTGACGGCGACGGCGTCGCGCGACGGGCTGAACCTGATCGCCGTCGTCCTCGGCGCGCCGACCAAGAAGGGCTGCTTCGACGAGGCGGCGAAGCTCCTGTCGAAGGGCTTCGCGAGCTACCGCGCCGTGCAGCCGGTCAAGGCGGGGCAGTCGGTGGGCGCGCAGATCGCGGTGGCGCGCGGCAAGGAGCGCTTCTTCACCGGCGAGGCGGCGCGGGACCTCCGCCTGGTGCTGCCGCGTCAGGAGGCGCAGCAGGTCAAGGTCGAGGTGAAGGTGCCCGCGCAGGTCGACGCGCCGGTCGCCAAGGGCCAGGTGGTCGGCGAGATCATCGCCGTGCAGGGCGACAAGGAGCTCACCCGCATCGAGGTCCTCGCGCCGAAGGACATCGAGCGGACGTCGTGGTGGTCGGGCTGGTTCTGA